The Nitrospira sp. genome window below encodes:
- a CDS encoding tetratricopeptide repeat protein: MNVRLSLIALIAVTLTACGGPEERKAKYFSRAHEYMDAGNYPKARVALRNVLKIDPKDGEAYYLFARVEEKEKNWRNAVQLYQETIRLVPDHQAALITLGKYYLEARLTDQVSEVADTVLRNNPRHPQAAALKIAAQTVTEQGVSAAIPKAEALATEFPTEPDVAILLATLYRHQKRYGEAERALQRALQLYPNDLDLLNNMSGVFSSAKNWTGAETILRRMIETEPLSMDHRIRLVRFYMGRDAFGKAEAVLREAIALDPDDERRRLALSDFLVNRKDLVGAERVLLDATVQLPHARHLQFGLAALYRTSGQDEKARDRYKALVQEFEDGPVGLEAKVRLAEMDLLAGKQVDAERRVQEVLKENPRSSDGLILSGRMALARRNAKDAVQAFRTVLHDQPELATVHYLLGQAYQLTGETNLAKESLERAVVLYPDQVEAKRSLAVLESRSGRYQQARARLDDLLKQRPDDVAALDMLMTLDLMTKNWSGAERTLAQLRRVSGEHHVALLAEGRFYEAQQRWNDAGRAYERAIVSAPNEPEPLLALLKVEVAQRQTTKARGRLQAILAARSDHPFAHGLLGEVLSLLGEREAAAREYREAVQLNPRWLTPWLNWATLARAEKQPAVAVHIVEDGLKANPDSEELYMLLASAQSEQGQIDAAMNAYDAALRLNPRNVLAANNLAVLLVDRKGDQPSLQKAFALSRDFEKEAPHPLFLDTLGWVRFKMGQQEEAIRLMKHAVAKAPETSILNYHLGIAFFQSGKRDEARVHLSKALKSAEVFDGRQEAEQVLAQLKG, from the coding sequence ATGAACGTTCGATTGAGTCTCATCGCCTTGATCGCAGTCACGCTGACGGCATGTGGTGGCCCTGAAGAGAGAAAAGCAAAGTATTTCTCTCGAGCGCATGAATATATGGATGCCGGGAATTATCCAAAAGCCAGAGTGGCGCTCCGAAATGTGCTGAAGATTGATCCCAAGGACGGAGAGGCCTATTACCTCTTCGCTCGGGTGGAAGAAAAAGAAAAGAACTGGCGGAACGCGGTGCAGTTATACCAGGAGACTATCAGATTGGTTCCCGATCACCAGGCCGCGCTCATTACGCTTGGGAAATACTATCTTGAAGCTCGGTTGACGGACCAGGTATCGGAGGTGGCCGATACTGTTCTACGGAACAATCCACGACATCCTCAAGCAGCGGCTCTGAAGATTGCTGCACAGACTGTAACAGAGCAGGGCGTGTCCGCTGCCATTCCCAAGGCTGAGGCCCTCGCAACGGAGTTTCCGACGGAGCCGGATGTCGCCATCCTCCTGGCGACGCTGTATCGACATCAGAAACGGTATGGAGAGGCAGAACGCGCGCTTCAACGTGCGCTCCAGCTGTACCCCAACGACCTCGATCTCCTCAATAATATGAGCGGGGTTTTCAGCAGCGCCAAGAACTGGACGGGTGCCGAAACGATCCTTCGCCGTATGATCGAGACCGAGCCGCTATCCATGGACCATCGAATCAGGCTGGTCCGCTTTTATATGGGTCGAGATGCCTTTGGTAAGGCGGAGGCTGTTTTGCGCGAAGCGATTGCATTGGACCCGGACGACGAGCGGCGTCGTCTCGCTCTGTCGGACTTTCTTGTCAACCGGAAAGATCTCGTTGGTGCGGAACGTGTTCTTCTCGATGCTACCGTGCAGCTGCCGCATGCACGTCACCTACAGTTCGGATTAGCCGCACTCTACCGAACGAGTGGGCAAGACGAAAAGGCACGAGACCGATACAAGGCGCTCGTTCAAGAATTTGAAGATGGTCCGGTGGGGTTGGAGGCAAAGGTACGATTGGCGGAAATGGATCTCTTGGCCGGAAAGCAGGTTGACGCGGAACGCCGGGTGCAAGAGGTGTTGAAAGAGAATCCTCGCTCTTCCGATGGGTTGATCCTGTCGGGACGTATGGCTTTGGCAAGACGGAATGCAAAAGATGCCGTACAGGCATTCCGCACGGTCCTGCACGATCAGCCAGAACTCGCGACGGTCCACTATCTCTTGGGCCAGGCCTACCAGCTCACCGGCGAAACCAACTTGGCGAAGGAAAGTCTTGAGCGGGCCGTTGTTCTGTATCCAGATCAAGTCGAGGCCAAACGATCGCTTGCGGTCCTTGAGAGTCGGAGTGGCCGGTATCAGCAAGCACGTGCGCGACTCGACGATCTGCTGAAGCAGCGCCCCGATGATGTCGCGGCTCTGGACATGCTGATGACACTTGATCTGATGACGAAGAATTGGTCGGGAGCGGAGAGAACCTTGGCGCAGCTTCGCCGTGTGTCGGGTGAGCACCACGTCGCGCTGCTGGCTGAAGGACGGTTTTATGAGGCGCAACAGCGATGGAATGACGCGGGGCGTGCCTATGAACGGGCGATCGTCTCGGCTCCCAACGAGCCGGAACCACTCCTCGCTCTGCTCAAAGTGGAGGTGGCTCAACGACAGACTACGAAGGCTCGGGGTCGTCTGCAGGCCATCCTCGCGGCTCGATCAGATCATCCCTTTGCACATGGATTACTGGGTGAAGTGTTATCTCTTCTGGGCGAGCGTGAAGCGGCAGCGCGAGAGTATCGGGAGGCGGTGCAGTTGAATCCAAGATGGCTGACGCCATGGTTGAATTGGGCCACATTGGCACGTGCCGAGAAACAGCCTGCGGTTGCTGTGCACATCGTCGAAGATGGTCTTAAGGCCAATCCGGACAGTGAAGAACTCTATATGTTGTTGGCTTCTGCTCAGTCCGAGCAGGGGCAAATCGATGCGGCGATGAATGCGTATGACGCGGCACTGCGTCTCAATCCTCGCAACGTCCTGGCGGCGAATAACCTCGCGGTCTTACTGGTGGATCGAAAGGGCGACCAGCCTAGTCTCCAAAAGGCATTTGCCCTCAGCAGAGATTTTGAGAAAGAGGCTCCGCATCCCCTGTTCCTCGATACCCTTGGGTGGGTGCGATTCAAAATGGGGCAGCAGGAAGAAGCGATTCGTCTCATGAAACATGCGGTCGCTAAGGCTCCAGAAACGTCTATCCTGAACTATCATCTCGGGATCGCATTCTTCCAATCCGGGAAACGTGACGAAGCCAGGGTGCATCTCTCCAAGGCGCTGAAGAGCGCCGAAGTGTTTGACGGACGACAAGAGGCCGAACAAGTTCTTGCACAGCTCAAAGGATAA
- a CDS encoding thymidylate kinase yields the protein MADARFFGDGLTYIDPSELKGKLIAIEGTDGVGRSTHIELLQEWLEIQGYGVMTTGWTRSNLMSKSIEMAKAGNIVDRWSLSLLYATDFADRLEHQIIPALRSGFVVLADRYIYTAFARDFVRSADRSWIRDVFGFAPIPDLVCYLRIDVETLALRVIETTGMNYWESGMDLRLGADLYDSFKKYQSLLIEEFDKMATEFHFNIVDARKSPEEIQDELKGYILPVLQSRNSTIGIGTGDS from the coding sequence ATGGCCGACGCACGCTTTTTTGGCGACGGTTTGACGTACATCGATCCGAGTGAGCTCAAAGGCAAGCTCATCGCCATCGAAGGAACCGACGGAGTCGGCCGCTCGACTCACATCGAGCTGCTGCAAGAATGGTTGGAAATCCAAGGATACGGGGTGATGACGACCGGCTGGACCCGATCCAATCTCATGTCCAAATCCATCGAAATGGCCAAGGCCGGCAATATCGTCGATCGATGGTCGCTCAGCCTGCTCTATGCAACTGATTTTGCCGACCGACTTGAGCACCAGATCATTCCCGCACTCCGATCCGGATTCGTCGTCTTGGCTGATCGCTACATCTACACGGCATTCGCACGCGATTTCGTACGAAGCGCCGATCGCTCGTGGATTCGTGATGTCTTCGGGTTCGCCCCGATTCCAGACCTGGTGTGCTATTTGCGGATCGATGTCGAAACTCTCGCCCTCCGAGTCATCGAGACGACAGGGATGAACTATTGGGAATCCGGGATGGATCTTCGGCTGGGAGCGGATCTCTATGACAGCTTCAAGAAATACCAGTCGCTGCTCATCGAAGAATTCGACAAAATGGCCACCGAGTTCCACTTCAATATCGTCGACGCGAGAAAGTCGCCGGAAGAAATCCAAGATGAGCTCAAAGGCTATATCCTCCCCGTGTTGCAAAGCCGCAACTCGACGATCGGCATCGGAACTGGTGATTCCTAA
- a CDS encoding polysaccharide biosynthesis/export family protein: MSCFLQRLMKRWLLVLGIVVGLPACGGEITTTAMASEIDPEYQLGAEDVLLISVWKDEQLTREVVVRPDGMFSFPLIGDIQAEDRTVDQIRTDLVQRLTKYIPNPNVSVAVNKVASYKVYIVGRVNKPGEYVIGHYADVLQALSLAGGLTPFAKENDIKVMRRVRGEQHAIPFRYGDMRNGRALEQNIVLQRGDVVMVP, translated from the coding sequence ATGTCTTGTTTTCTTCAAAGGTTGATGAAGCGATGGCTCCTGGTGCTAGGAATAGTCGTTGGCCTTCCTGCATGTGGAGGAGAAATCACGACCACGGCCATGGCTTCGGAGATCGATCCGGAATACCAGCTAGGAGCTGAAGATGTTCTGTTGATTTCCGTCTGGAAAGATGAACAGCTCACACGAGAAGTTGTAGTTCGCCCGGATGGGATGTTCTCGTTCCCTCTCATTGGTGACATTCAGGCCGAGGACAGAACGGTGGATCAAATCCGTACCGATCTTGTTCAGCGATTGACGAAGTATATCCCAAATCCAAACGTGTCCGTGGCAGTGAACAAAGTGGCAAGTTACAAGGTGTATATCGTTGGACGAGTGAATAAACCAGGTGAATACGTGATTGGGCATTACGCCGATGTCCTTCAAGCCTTGAGTCTTGCCGGAGGATTAACGCCATTTGCCAAAGAAAATGACATTAAAGTCATGCGCCGAGTACGAGGAGAACAGCACGCCATTCCCTTTCGGTATGGAGACATGAGAAACGGGAGGGCGCTGGAGCAAAATATCGTTCTGCAACGTGGTGACGTTGTGATGGTGCCGTGA
- a CDS encoding tetratricopeptide repeat protein, with protein MSDPVGRTSTHTISPAERYERGIALKKAGLYKAAIEQFEQAAQDRALTVKAYAQIGLCYKLSGRYEDAVPAFQHALKALPTSSKETVQILYVLGRTLESLGRIAETLEAYRWIRREDPAYRDVGERIERLSMRRQGSSKER; from the coding sequence ATGTCGGATCCTGTCGGTCGTACATCCACTCACACGATAAGTCCGGCTGAACGGTATGAGCGCGGGATTGCGTTAAAGAAGGCCGGATTATACAAGGCCGCTATCGAGCAGTTCGAACAAGCCGCCCAAGATAGAGCATTGACCGTGAAGGCCTATGCCCAGATCGGACTGTGCTACAAACTATCCGGTCGCTATGAGGATGCGGTACCGGCATTTCAACACGCACTCAAAGCGCTCCCCACGTCGTCAAAGGAAACCGTGCAGATCCTCTATGTGCTCGGTCGCACGCTTGAATCATTAGGCAGGATCGCAGAAACATTGGAAGCGTACCGATGGATCAGGCGCGAGGATCCGGCCTATCGTGATGTGGGAGAACGAATTGAACGGTTGAGTATGCGACGACAAGGTTCATCCAAAGAACGTTAA
- a CDS encoding CpsD/CapB family tyrosine-protein kinase, with amino-acid sequence MDRIRTALDLYREMKGTSATEAQPKRSSEQGVPPPITYTRTKSLTVPRAVLQGHRVMAAYNKGAFVDAYKILRTQVTHRLRENGWNVVGVTSPGYGEGKTLTAINLAVSLAMETTQTVLLVDSDLQDPTVHHVFGVQDCLGLADYLLDDLPVEDLLVHPGIGRFVLLPGGRAISNSTEILTSPKMVALVEELKHRYPSRFVVFDLPPLLHTADVLAFSPYTDALLMVVEEGKTTGEELQRALGLVRDSRPVLGTVLNKAGRSSLSLADMKAMLSS; translated from the coding sequence ATGGATCGTATTCGAACAGCGCTGGACCTCTATCGAGAAATGAAAGGCACATCTGCGACCGAGGCCCAACCAAAGCGGTCTTCGGAGCAGGGTGTCCCGCCTCCCATCACCTATACACGGACGAAGTCGCTGACCGTCCCTCGGGCTGTTCTGCAGGGGCATCGCGTAATGGCCGCGTATAACAAGGGGGCCTTTGTCGACGCCTACAAGATCCTACGAACGCAGGTCACGCACCGCCTCCGGGAAAACGGTTGGAACGTCGTCGGGGTCACCAGCCCCGGGTACGGAGAGGGCAAAACGCTCACGGCGATCAACCTCGCGGTGAGTCTTGCGATGGAAACGACGCAGACGGTCCTCCTCGTCGACTCAGATCTCCAGGACCCCACGGTGCATCACGTCTTTGGTGTACAGGACTGTCTCGGTTTGGCGGACTATCTATTGGATGATCTGCCCGTGGAAGATCTGCTCGTGCATCCCGGCATCGGGCGATTCGTCCTGTTGCCGGGGGGAAGAGCGATTTCAAACTCGACCGAAATACTGACGTCTCCCAAAATGGTCGCCCTCGTCGAGGAGTTGAAACATCGATATCCTTCTCGCTTTGTCGTCTTTGATCTCCCACCGTTACTGCATACGGCTGATGTCTTGGCCTTTTCTCCCTATACGGATGCCCTACTCATGGTCGTTGAAGAAGGTAAAACGACGGGCGAAGAGCTCCAGCGTGCGCTCGGGCTGGTCAGAGACTCGCGTCCCGTTCTAGGAACAGTATTGAACAAAGCCGGTCGATCATCGTTGAGTCTTGCCGATATGAAGGCCATGTTGTCTTCGTAG
- a CDS encoding lipopolysaccharide biosynthesis protein gives MTHTHTSQQISEQGKSFAEYLAAFRRHRTLILLTSFGLLTVSLVLAFLWPPTYKSTATILIEEQEIPSDLVRSTITSYADQRIETIKQQVMSRTTLWKVVEQFNLYQEERKSSPTEEIIKRFIKDIEVEVISADVVDKRTQHATKATIAFTVTYQNRSPELAQQVANELTSLFLGENLKSRERQAQEATSFLQQEAENLAQHINDIDEKIAKFKRRANGALPELTALNQQLMNQAERELMDVDQQMRSLEERKTYLEGELATIKPNTPILSVTGERILDSTERLRALRAEYAAASANLSADHPDIVKMKQEIEALEKETGRPPDGEEASKQLIDARAVLAADLERLGAVHPDILRAQRKVAALEQEVLRFRSIPSPSTGQRPENPAYINLQAQLNSALSSLEALRKTRLEVKRRLNEYATRLERSPGIEPEYLVFMRDRDTSAQKYQEIRSRLLEAKVSEGLEVQRKGERFSLIDPPSLPEKPFKPNRLAIVLLGTVLALGAGIGAGAAVESMDHSIRSPEQLLQLTQHFPLAVVPFMPNEEDVSQIRVRRRLAQTAGVGVIGTALVLLHVFVIPLDVLWFTALRRIGME, from the coding sequence ATGACACACACACACACCTCACAACAGATCTCCGAACAGGGGAAGAGTTTCGCTGAATATCTCGCCGCCTTTCGACGGCACCGAACGCTGATTCTACTCACGAGCTTCGGTCTACTCACCGTCTCGTTGGTATTAGCGTTTCTCTGGCCGCCGACCTATAAGTCGACGGCAACGATATTGATCGAAGAGCAGGAAATTCCTTCAGACCTCGTTCGCTCCACCATTACCAGTTATGCCGATCAACGGATTGAGACCATCAAGCAACAGGTGATGAGCCGCACCACACTCTGGAAAGTGGTCGAGCAATTCAATCTCTACCAGGAAGAACGGAAAAGCAGTCCCACGGAAGAGATTATAAAACGCTTTATTAAGGATATCGAGGTCGAGGTCATCAGTGCGGATGTCGTCGACAAACGCACGCAGCATGCGACCAAAGCCACCATCGCCTTTACCGTTACGTACCAGAATCGATCGCCTGAACTGGCCCAACAGGTGGCCAACGAACTGACGAGTCTGTTCCTGGGCGAAAACTTGAAGAGCCGTGAACGGCAGGCGCAGGAGGCCACGTCGTTTCTGCAGCAGGAAGCAGAAAACCTGGCTCAACATATCAACGACATCGATGAGAAAATCGCAAAGTTTAAGCGGCGAGCGAATGGAGCGCTGCCGGAGTTGACCGCCCTGAATCAGCAGTTGATGAACCAAGCCGAGCGTGAGTTGATGGATGTCGATCAGCAGATGCGTAGCCTGGAAGAGCGCAAGACCTACCTTGAAGGAGAGCTGGCGACCATCAAACCAAATACTCCGATTCTCTCGGTGACCGGAGAACGGATTTTGGATTCGACCGAACGACTCCGGGCGCTTCGCGCGGAGTACGCAGCGGCTTCCGCAAATCTCTCGGCGGATCACCCGGACATCGTGAAAATGAAACAGGAGATTGAGGCCTTAGAGAAGGAAACCGGACGACCTCCAGACGGCGAAGAAGCTTCAAAGCAGCTCATCGATGCCCGTGCTGTCTTGGCAGCCGACCTCGAAAGACTTGGAGCCGTCCATCCGGATATCCTTCGTGCACAGCGGAAAGTCGCGGCTCTCGAACAGGAGGTCTTGAGGTTCCGCTCCATACCAAGCCCGTCTACGGGCCAACGGCCTGAAAACCCGGCCTATATTAATCTTCAGGCACAGCTGAATTCGGCCCTTTCTTCACTGGAGGCGCTCCGCAAGACGCGGCTGGAGGTGAAGCGCCGGTTGAATGAATATGCAACACGCCTGGAACGATCTCCTGGGATCGAACCGGAGTATCTGGTGTTCATGAGAGATCGAGACACGTCGGCGCAGAAATACCAAGAAATCAGGTCACGACTGTTGGAAGCGAAGGTGTCGGAAGGGTTGGAGGTGCAGCGAAAAGGTGAACGGTTTTCTTTAATTGATCCGCCAAGTCTTCCCGAAAAGCCATTTAAACCCAACCGTCTCGCTATCGTGTTGCTCGGCACGGTTCTGGCCCTCGGTGCCGGCATCGGTGCGGGAGCGGCTGTCGAATCGATGGATCACTCGATCCGGTCCCCTGAGCAGCTCCTACAGCTCACACAGCATTTTCCCCTGGCCGTGGTCCCGTTTATGCCCAATGAAGAGGATGTATCACAAATACGGGTCAGACGACGACTCGCCCAAACGGCAGGAGTCGGGGTCATCGGAACGGCACTCGTGCTGCTGCATGTATTCGTGATTCCATTGGATGTGCTGTGGTTTACCGCCTTGAGACGAATTGGTATGGAATAA
- a CDS encoding undecaprenyl/decaprenyl-phosphate alpha-N-acetylglucosaminyl 1-phosphate transferase, with product MINELFFSFMTALLLCMGLIPLLRLVAERFQVMDLPGERKVHAHPIPRIGGVAFAVGACASIAWWGEKDTTSLSVLLGCLTIVGFGVWDDRVDLGYRTKLIGQFLGALVVVWGGDIRFATLPFLSETETPVWAGSLLTIIFLIGVSNAVNLTDGLDGLAGGLSFLTLSGIAYLAYLSSDSTVLMLTVPFLGALLGFLRYNTYPARIFMGDGGSQLLGFMMGVLVILLTDSVRGPFSPTLSLFLLGLPFLDTLGVTGQRLAEGRSPFVGDRAHVHHKLLRVGLTHYEAVMAIYLIQAGMLGVAYVLRWESDALILPLYLLLAIIVLLLFVAAGRDLLPTPSSRDGLFVSNITLRRFVKERWLNDLPIQFLAVAVPLFLIALVFLPSHVPNDVGYLSIALFGIVLLGLSFSSKVAPYFVRGGLYVGTTFLLYVSEGTKASSVTAMTMAHNTFFLLVAIMVILSLRFNEDNRFQTTPLDYLMILLAVTFPLLPEVNAGIAHLGIFAAKLIVLFFSFELLLHAFSSRVRQLGLVSLWILFGLGIRILL from the coding sequence ATGATCAACGAACTGTTTTTTAGCTTCATGACAGCCCTCTTGCTGTGCATGGGTCTGATCCCTCTCTTACGGCTGGTCGCTGAACGATTTCAGGTAATGGATTTGCCTGGAGAGCGAAAAGTCCACGCACACCCTATTCCACGAATTGGAGGCGTCGCTTTTGCCGTCGGTGCATGCGCTTCAATCGCCTGGTGGGGAGAAAAGGATACGACTTCCCTCTCCGTGTTGCTCGGATGCCTGACTATCGTGGGGTTTGGAGTATGGGATGATCGGGTCGATCTCGGCTACCGGACAAAACTCATTGGACAATTCCTTGGTGCCCTCGTTGTCGTCTGGGGTGGTGACATTCGATTCGCCACACTGCCGTTTCTTTCTGAAACGGAAACGCCTGTGTGGGCCGGAAGTCTCTTGACCATTATCTTTCTCATCGGGGTATCGAACGCGGTCAATCTCACGGATGGGTTGGATGGACTCGCCGGTGGATTGTCGTTTTTGACGCTGAGTGGGATTGCCTATTTGGCGTACCTGTCGAGTGACTCGACCGTTCTGATGCTGACGGTTCCATTTCTTGGAGCGCTCTTAGGGTTTTTGCGATACAACACGTATCCAGCACGAATCTTTATGGGCGACGGTGGTAGCCAGCTCTTAGGATTCATGATGGGTGTGTTGGTCATCTTGCTGACGGACTCGGTGCGCGGTCCGTTTAGCCCCACACTTTCCCTATTCTTACTGGGATTGCCGTTTCTGGATACACTTGGCGTCACGGGTCAGCGGTTGGCAGAGGGGCGATCCCCATTCGTCGGTGATCGCGCGCATGTCCATCACAAACTCCTGCGCGTTGGGTTGACCCACTATGAAGCCGTCATGGCCATCTACCTGATTCAGGCCGGTATGTTAGGAGTCGCCTACGTATTGCGATGGGAGTCGGATGCACTGATTCTTCCTCTCTATCTCCTTCTTGCGATCATCGTACTCCTGCTCTTTGTCGCCGCCGGGCGTGACCTCCTTCCGACACCGTCGTCACGGGACGGACTATTTGTCTCAAACATCACGCTCAGGCGGTTTGTGAAGGAGCGATGGCTCAACGATCTGCCGATTCAATTTCTAGCGGTGGCCGTACCGTTGTTCTTGATCGCGTTGGTCTTTCTCCCATCACATGTACCCAATGATGTGGGATACCTTTCGATCGCGCTCTTCGGCATCGTGTTATTGGGGCTATCATTCTCCAGCAAAGTCGCTCCCTATTTTGTGCGGGGCGGACTCTACGTCGGGACGACGTTCCTCCTGTATGTCAGTGAAGGAACCAAGGCGTCTTCTGTGACGGCGATGACCATGGCGCATAACACCTTCTTCTTACTGGTCGCCATCATGGTGATCCTGAGCCTCCGATTCAATGAGGATAATCGGTTCCAGACCACGCCGCTCGATTATTTGATGATCTTGCTGGCCGTGACGTTTCCGCTTCTTCCTGAAGTCAATGCGGGCATCGCGCACCTGGGAATCTTCGCCGCCAAGCTGATCGTGCTGTTCTTCTCCTTCGAATTGCTGCTCCATGCCTTCTCAAGCCGTGTCAGACAGTTGGGACTCGTGTCGCTCTGGATTCTGTTCGGGTTAGGAATTCGGATTTTGTTGTAG
- the tmk gene encoding dTMP kinase, with the protein MSASHPTKTTPHPYPGKLIIVEGIDGSGKSTQLQLLHKWLESKGHKVFFTEWNSSALVKETTKRGKKSKSLTPTTFSLLHATDFASRLYHHILPPLKAGMIVLADRYRYTAFARDVVRGVSPQWVRKLYAFAIKPDMAFYFKVPIEVAISRLLRGTRGQFKYYEAGMDMNLSPDPTQSFQIFQSRILTEYDKIVDEFGLLTMDATHDIATQQELMRTLVSETLRDYKPKRGTYGRRTLFWRRFDVHRSE; encoded by the coding sequence ATGAGCGCATCTCATCCGACCAAGACCACACCCCACCCGTACCCGGGTAAGCTGATCATCGTTGAAGGTATCGATGGATCAGGGAAAAGTACCCAGCTGCAATTGTTGCATAAATGGCTTGAGTCGAAAGGTCACAAGGTCTTCTTCACGGAATGGAATTCTTCCGCGTTGGTGAAGGAGACGACGAAACGAGGGAAGAAATCAAAGAGTCTGACCCCGACAACATTCAGCTTGCTCCATGCGACAGACTTTGCCAGCCGGCTCTATCATCACATCCTGCCTCCGCTCAAGGCCGGGATGATTGTTCTTGCTGACCGCTATAGGTACACCGCGTTTGCCCGCGATGTCGTGCGCGGAGTGTCGCCTCAATGGGTTCGGAAACTCTATGCCTTTGCCATCAAGCCCGACATGGCGTTTTATTTCAAGGTCCCGATTGAAGTGGCCATCTCTCGCTTGTTGCGTGGGACCCGTGGTCAGTTCAAGTACTATGAAGCGGGCATGGACATGAACCTGAGCCCTGATCCGACACAGAGCTTTCAAATCTTTCAGTCACGCATTCTGACGGAATACGACAAGATCGTCGACGAATTCGGGTTGTTAACGATGGATGCCACCCACGACATTGCCACGCAACAGGAGCTCATGCGGACGTTAGTGTCAGAGACCCTGCGTGATTACAAACCCAAACGAGGCACTTATGGCCGACGCACGCTTTTTTGGCGACGGTTTGACGTACATCGATCCGAGTGA
- a CDS encoding AAA family ATPase, producing MYESFYRLTTKPFSLLPDSTFLYAGSEHQAAYNLLEYGLVSQAPFMVLTGDPGMGKTSLLQKLIAEHGSKHKIGLLTNARYDIEHLLPWILLALGLSTKRLDPIEAYHLFSEFLTQESKRLRRVILIVDEAQSLGADLLEELRLLSNMNDGRILKLQIILSGQPDLYTLLKRIDMTQFAQRIVVDYHLKPLSAVETANFIRHRIQVAGRHQDLFTDKAYALIHRLSQGNPRLINQVSDITLTYGYAEQAPVLTSKLVAQAALDRIKGGILPLAGKEELEALAAGSDDPTELKPSDPRPGPAAVADELPQSDPVNSSEEDYARGMALKEEGRLKEAIDMFHAAAKEKTLWLKAYAQIGFCYVKMRDPHAAIQAFRTALNDTTALPHDTTDVLYFLGRSLEAVGETDQALEVYHRIDHVTPSFRDVVSRERELEEALRKPSWLGGVVDNVQRFLIGSQK from the coding sequence ATGTATGAATCCTTTTATCGCTTAACAACCAAGCCGTTCTCACTCTTGCCGGACAGTACGTTCCTCTATGCTGGATCCGAGCATCAAGCCGCCTACAATCTTTTGGAATATGGCCTTGTGAGTCAGGCGCCCTTCATGGTGCTGACCGGGGATCCGGGAATGGGGAAAACGTCGCTGCTCCAGAAGCTCATCGCGGAGCACGGCAGTAAGCACAAAATCGGCCTTCTGACCAATGCGCGGTACGATATCGAGCACCTCTTGCCATGGATCTTATTGGCGCTCGGGCTGAGTACGAAGCGTCTGGATCCGATTGAAGCCTATCACCTGTTCTCAGAGTTTTTAACGCAAGAGTCGAAGCGTCTTCGACGTGTCATTCTCATCGTGGACGAAGCCCAAAGTCTAGGGGCCGACTTGCTGGAAGAATTACGGTTGCTGTCCAACATGAATGACGGCAGGATATTAAAGTTACAGATTATTCTGTCCGGGCAGCCGGATCTCTATACCTTGCTGAAACGAATTGACATGACGCAATTTGCCCAGCGGATCGTCGTCGACTACCATCTCAAGCCGCTGTCGGCGGTGGAAACCGCCAACTTTATTCGCCATCGAATACAGGTCGCAGGCCGACACCAAGACCTCTTTACGGACAAGGCCTATGCACTCATCCATCGATTGAGCCAGGGGAACCCACGATTGATCAATCAGGTGTCCGATATCACCTTGACGTATGGGTATGCAGAGCAAGCGCCTGTTCTTACATCGAAGTTAGTGGCGCAAGCCGCACTCGACCGAATCAAAGGGGGCATCCTTCCGCTCGCCGGCAAGGAAGAGTTGGAAGCACTCGCAGCCGGATCGGATGACCCGACAGAACTCAAGCCGTCTGATCCACGCCCTGGACCAGCCGCCGTTGCCGATGAGTTACCTCAGTCAGATCCGGTCAATTCATCGGAAGAAGATTACGCGCGAGGGATGGCACTCAAAGAAGAGGGGCGGTTGAAAGAAGCGATTGACATGTTCCATGCGGCCGCCAAGGAGAAGACGCTGTGGCTCAAAGCCTACGCACAAATCGGATTCTGCTACGTCAAGATGCGGGATCCACATGCCGCGATCCAGGCCTTTCGCACCGCACTGAACGATACGACGGCGCTTCCTCACGATACGACGGATGTGCTTTATTTTTTGGGACGCAGTCTCGAGGCCGTTGGAGAAACCGATCAAGCCCTCGAAGTCTATCACCGCATCGATCATGTGACTCCATCCTTTCGGGATGTCGTAAGTCGGGAGCGGGAGTTGGAGGAGGCTTTACGGAAGCCTTCGTGGCTCGGTGGTGTGGTCGATAATGTTCAGCGCTTTTTGATTGGGAGTCAAAAGTAA